The following coding sequences lie in one Maribacter forsetii DSM 18668 genomic window:
- a CDS encoding T9SS type B sorting domain-containing protein, translating to MKKFISIALIVISTYTLQAQKEAAIWYFGKNAGLDFNSGTPVALTDSAMNTEEGCSTVSDSNGNLLFYTDGSTVWDRNHNVMPNGTGLFGDVSSTQSSIVVPLPESPNLFYIFTVFSSAILPGLNFSILDMNLNGGLGDITSQKNLPLESIVSEKLTAVLHENGRDIWVLAHRWDSDAYLAYLVTPAGLNPIPVESNVGEPHRRTFPDGDWNYAGYLKASPDGSKLAGCIPKMGLVELFDFNTTTGVVSNPLKLDEDLSKKYYGVEFSPSGRFLYVVDSRLGLTRYSRLYQYDIEAPDIPGSQVLVHDNGGNLLVALTSLQLGIDGKIYACNFNNLYISSIENPEEKGVACNFIGESVWLGGQRGSVGLPQFIQSFFLVNLEVENLCFGDTTEFKANSTKTIDAINWDFGDGNTSIIEEPTHDYTTPGVYTVIVEVTTGVDTQVSTKEITIEETPIAVTQPNIEVCVTKDSYTLDLTMLNNAILGTQNPSDFTVTYFSSQADADANSNPLALSYDFPLGSTAVYARVSNNSNIACYDTTQFIVIAQQEPTLGTISDWTICDDDLDGFYTFDLSEKDIEVFNGQDETIFDVSYFASQADADTGSNPLPINYTNTLSSEEIFVRLENSTHTDCYKTDSFTIEVSPGVVANTPNNLEVCDDNNDGFAAFLLSDTEAEIIGTQSSTSLLVTYHTTMVDAENGTDTLSDSFTNTINNNQTIFVRVQNATDASCYATSSFELQVFDSPEIQTVTDWSICDDNNDGVAVFDLTQKNTEILENQNTTDYTVRYYESIADANLAQNEIIGTFQNTANPQAIYYSIESSSNANCIVTDSFDISVNNTPFAQAPSPIILCDVNETGVQTIDLTQKDEEILGNQSVNDFKVTYFASQVDAENNTNTLDSSAYTNVLNQETIYARVQPTNLDNCYATTSFEITINFLPQPNIEERYVICPDSPALVIDGGDFESWSWQNTAGEELSTTRNFNVLQLGEYQLTVRQTTNGIRCENPRSFEVLSSGAPETMEVEVNGFSDQIDITINATGTGPFEYSVDGENYQSSNEFVVFPGEHTVFVRDLLECRILSEDIIAIGYQRFFTPNGDGNNEFWNIIGGELYPESQLFIYDRYGKLLKQINPNSKGWDGTFNGTSLPESDYWFKYIYSENQIISGHFALKR from the coding sequence TTGAAAAAGTTCATTTCGATTGCCCTCATAGTTATTTCTACATATACATTACAAGCTCAAAAGGAGGCTGCTATTTGGTATTTTGGTAAAAATGCAGGTTTGGATTTTAATTCTGGAACTCCCGTAGCTTTAACAGATAGTGCTATGAATACTGAAGAAGGGTGTTCTACGGTATCAGATTCCAATGGTAATTTACTATTCTATACGGACGGATCTACGGTATGGGATAGAAACCATAATGTAATGCCAAATGGTACAGGTTTATTTGGTGATGTAAGTAGTACACAATCTTCAATCGTTGTACCCTTACCCGAATCACCTAATTTATTTTACATTTTCACTGTTTTTTCTAGCGCTATTTTACCAGGTTTAAACTTTTCTATTTTAGACATGAATTTAAATGGTGGGTTAGGTGATATTACATCGCAAAAGAACTTACCATTAGAATCGATTGTTTCTGAAAAATTAACCGCAGTATTGCATGAAAACGGTAGAGATATTTGGGTTCTTGCGCACCGCTGGGACAGTGATGCATATTTGGCATATTTAGTTACTCCGGCAGGTTTGAATCCTATTCCTGTAGAATCTAATGTAGGTGAACCCCACAGAAGGACTTTTCCAGATGGAGATTGGAATTATGCTGGCTATTTAAAAGCTTCGCCGGACGGAAGTAAATTGGCAGGTTGTATTCCAAAAATGGGACTTGTCGAACTTTTTGATTTTAATACAACAACTGGTGTTGTTAGTAACCCTTTAAAATTAGATGAAGATCTTTCCAAAAAGTATTATGGTGTTGAATTTTCTCCCAGTGGAAGATTTTTGTACGTAGTGGATAGTAGGCTCGGTCTTACGAGATACAGCAGATTGTACCAATACGATATAGAAGCACCCGATATACCCGGTTCACAAGTGCTGGTCCATGATAATGGAGGCAATTTGCTTGTAGCACTGACAAGCCTGCAATTGGGTATCGACGGTAAGATATATGCCTGTAACTTCAACAACCTGTACATAAGTTCTATAGAAAACCCTGAAGAAAAGGGTGTTGCATGTAATTTTATAGGTGAAAGTGTTTGGCTTGGCGGACAGCGTGGATCTGTTGGGTTACCACAGTTTATACAATCTTTTTTCCTTGTGAACTTAGAAGTAGAAAATCTTTGCTTTGGAGATACGACGGAATTCAAAGCAAATAGTACGAAGACAATAGATGCTATAAATTGGGATTTTGGAGATGGCAACACTTCAATTATAGAAGAACCAACCCATGATTATACAACACCAGGGGTTTATACGGTAATTGTAGAAGTTACTACAGGCGTGGATACTCAAGTTAGTACAAAAGAAATTACAATTGAAGAAACTCCTATTGCTGTTACCCAACCAAATATTGAGGTATGTGTTACGAAGGATAGCTATACTTTAGATTTGACCATGCTAAATAATGCAATTTTAGGGACTCAAAATCCATCAGATTTTACCGTCACCTATTTTTCATCACAAGCTGATGCAGATGCAAATAGTAATCCGTTAGCATTGAGTTATGACTTTCCACTAGGGAGTACGGCAGTTTATGCACGAGTATCTAATAATAGCAATATAGCTTGTTATGATACAACCCAGTTTATTGTCATTGCCCAGCAAGAACCAACATTGGGAACTATATCCGATTGGACCATTTGTGACGATGACCTTGACGGATTTTACACCTTTGACCTATCTGAAAAAGACATTGAGGTTTTTAATGGTCAAGATGAAACTATTTTTGATGTAAGTTATTTTGCTTCTCAAGCTGATGCCGATACTGGTTCTAATCCGTTACCTATCAACTATACCAACACCTTGTCCAGTGAAGAAATTTTTGTGAGACTGGAAAATAGTACTCATACCGATTGTTATAAAACGGATAGTTTTACAATAGAGGTCAGTCCCGGAGTTGTCGCAAATACCCCAAATAATTTAGAGGTCTGTGATGATAATAATGATGGTTTTGCAGCATTTTTGTTAAGCGATACAGAAGCGGAAATCATTGGAACACAAAGCTCAACTAGTTTACTAGTAACATACCATACCACTATGGTAGACGCTGAAAATGGCACTGATACACTTTCCGATAGCTTTACAAATACCATAAATAACAATCAAACAATATTCGTTAGAGTGCAAAATGCTACTGATGCGAGTTGTTATGCAACATCAAGTTTTGAATTGCAAGTTTTTGATTCACCAGAAATTCAGACAGTCACCGATTGGAGTATTTGTGACGACAATAATGATGGTGTAGCTGTTTTTGACCTTACCCAAAAGAATACAGAAATACTAGAAAACCAAAATACAACCGATTACACGGTTCGTTATTATGAGAGTATAGCAGATGCTAACTTGGCTCAAAATGAAATAATAGGGACATTTCAAAACACTGCTAATCCTCAGGCTATATACTACAGCATTGAAAGTTCTAGTAATGCAAATTGTATTGTTACCGATAGTTTTGATATTTCGGTTAATAATACTCCGTTTGCGCAGGCTCCATCACCAATAATTCTATGTGATGTCAATGAAACAGGTGTACAAACTATAGATTTGACCCAAAAAGATGAGGAGATTTTAGGTAATCAATCTGTTAACGATTTCAAGGTAACGTATTTCGCCTCTCAAGTTGATGCTGAAAACAACACAAATACTTTAGATTCATCGGCATATACTAATGTATTGAATCAAGAAACTATTTACGCTAGGGTTCAACCTACTAATCTAGATAATTGCTACGCCACGACATCCTTTGAAATTACTATCAACTTTCTACCACAACCTAATATAGAAGAACGTTATGTTATATGTCCAGATAGTCCTGCTTTAGTTATTGATGGAGGAGATTTTGAATCGTGGTCTTGGCAGAATACTGCAGGGGAAGAACTAAGTACTACTAGAAACTTCAACGTATTACAATTAGGAGAATACCAATTAACGGTAAGACAAACTACAAACGGGATACGTTGTGAAAATCCCCGATCGTTTGAAGTTTTATCGTCTGGGGCACCAGAAACTATGGAAGTTGAGGTTAACGGATTTTCAGACCAAATAGATATTACCATTAACGCAACAGGAACGGGACCTTTTGAATATTCGGTAGATGGTGAAAACTATCAATCTAGTAATGAATTTGTGGTCTTCCCTGGTGAGCATACGGTGTTTGTGAGAGATTTGTTAGAATGTAGAATTTTATCAGAAGATATCATTGCCATTGGTTATCAGCGATTTTTTACTCCCAATGGAGATGGAAATAATGAATTTTGGAACATTATTGGTGGAGAACTGTATCCTGAATCCCAATTGTTTATTTACGATAGGTACGGTAAACTTTTGAAACAGATTAATCCTAATTCAAAAGGGTGGGATGGAACTTTTAACGGAACCTCATTACCAGAATCAGATTATTGGTTTAAATATATATATTCTGAAAATCAAATAATTTCAGGTCATTTTGCTTTAAAGCGATAA